Proteins from a single region of Streptomyces sp. Tu 3180:
- a CDS encoding ABC transporter ATP-binding protein: protein MRLRNDRRRKTDDRPEAPAATPGPAVELRGVRKQYGRGAGSVHALAGIDLALPRGTFTAVMGPSGSGKSTFLQCAAGLDRPSAGSVRLGGTEITGMNENELTGLRRSRIGFVFQAFNLLPSLTVEQNVLLPLRLAGQRQDGRRAAEVLAQVGLADKAKRRPGELSGGQQQRVAVARALVTGPDVVFADEPTGALDTGTAAEVLGLLRHAVDTPPSSRLRSSRGYPHGATVVMVTHDPAAAAWADRVLFLADGTFAGSLERGSAEQIAARMAVLTGRKGATAGAAA from the coding sequence ATGAGGCTACGCAACGACAGGCGACGGAAGACGGACGACCGGCCGGAGGCACCGGCCGCCACCCCCGGGCCCGCCGTCGAACTGCGCGGTGTCCGGAAGCAGTACGGCCGCGGCGCGGGCTCCGTGCACGCCCTCGCGGGCATCGACCTCGCCCTCCCGCGCGGCACGTTCACCGCGGTCATGGGCCCGTCCGGGTCCGGCAAGTCCACCTTCCTGCAGTGCGCCGCCGGGCTCGACCGGCCGTCGGCGGGATCCGTGCGCCTCGGCGGTACGGAGATCACCGGGATGAACGAGAACGAGCTCACCGGGCTCCGCCGCAGCCGCATCGGCTTCGTCTTCCAGGCGTTCAACCTGCTGCCGTCGCTGACCGTGGAGCAGAACGTCCTGCTGCCCCTGCGCCTCGCCGGGCAGCGCCAGGACGGCCGTCGGGCGGCCGAGGTGCTCGCGCAGGTCGGGCTCGCCGACAAGGCGAAGCGCCGGCCCGGGGAGCTCTCCGGCGGGCAGCAGCAGCGCGTGGCCGTCGCCCGCGCCCTGGTCACCGGCCCCGACGTGGTGTTCGCCGACGAGCCCACCGGCGCCCTCGACACCGGCACCGCCGCCGAGGTCCTCGGCCTGCTCCGGCACGCGGTGGACACTCCCCCGAGCTCTCGGCTCCGCTCGAGCAGGGGGTACCCCCATGGCGCCACCGTCGTCATGGTCACCCACGACCCGGCCGCGGCCGCCTGGGCCGACCGCGTGCTGTTCCTCGCCGACGGCACCTTCGCCGGCAGCCTGGAGCGTGGTTCGGCGGAGCAGATCGCGGCGCGGATGGCGGTGCTCACCGGCCGCAAGGGTGCGACGGCGGGGGCCGCGGCATGA
- a CDS encoding HEAT repeat domain-containing protein yields the protein MTAEHQTAHFLRELQSPEPDRRAAAAKGLGSTGRPEHAAALVRAADDPDARVRAAAARGLGRLGDRQAAARVLVRLMGDPQPDVRRGASLAALRLGLDDRPATEAYTRLLRDPDRHLRINALTALAALDAPGDPAALVELLGDEDPLVWGHARNLVYQWQGTPAVRAEVVRTAREGAGAARARALEMLPAHCGERLLDSLLTGLRDPSAQVRIAVARRLSRTNRDVLAAALDGEHDPQVAAGLLAALGEQGDSRVIGPAVRWLGDPVAGPDAARALGAVPAEEAAEHLRTALDDRALSGPTRAAAAVAIGESGAWDAVWQLLPLLDEADADLRGGALDGLGALVDGGLRLWERHPVAWALTAHLADGHDVWRTRDALDGLSQALPAVRRLADRASSGEVRAAALSLLAPDGTVGDLRRFVRGLDDPYEEVRHRAALGLVRWAGTDAGPLPDGAAVRARLAVLASDASPRLRRAAADALDALGPAAGAPSDPRR from the coding sequence ATGACCGCCGAACACCAGACGGCCCATTTCCTGCGGGAGTTGCAGAGCCCCGAGCCGGACCGCCGCGCCGCGGCGGCCAAAGGGCTGGGCAGCACAGGGCGCCCTGAGCACGCCGCCGCACTCGTCAGGGCCGCCGACGACCCGGACGCCCGAGTTCGGGCGGCCGCCGCGCGCGGTCTGGGCCGGCTCGGGGACCGGCAGGCCGCTGCCCGGGTACTGGTGCGGTTGATGGGCGACCCGCAGCCGGACGTACGGCGCGGGGCCTCGCTCGCCGCGCTCCGGCTCGGATTGGACGACCGGCCGGCGACGGAGGCGTACACGCGACTGCTGCGCGACCCGGACCGGCACCTGCGGATCAACGCCCTGACCGCCCTGGCCGCGCTGGACGCGCCCGGGGACCCCGCGGCGCTGGTGGAGTTGCTCGGGGACGAGGACCCCCTCGTGTGGGGACACGCCCGGAACCTCGTGTACCAGTGGCAGGGCACCCCAGCCGTCCGAGCGGAGGTGGTGCGCACCGCCCGTGAGGGGGCGGGAGCCGCGCGGGCCCGGGCCCTGGAGATGCTGCCGGCCCACTGCGGCGAACGGCTGCTCGACTCGCTGCTCACCGGATTGCGCGACCCCTCCGCGCAGGTGCGCATCGCGGTGGCGAGACGGCTGTCCCGCACCAACCGCGACGTGCTGGCCGCAGCTCTCGACGGCGAGCACGACCCGCAGGTGGCGGCGGGGCTGCTCGCCGCGCTCGGCGAGCAGGGCGATTCCCGCGTCATCGGACCTGCGGTGCGGTGGCTCGGCGATCCCGTGGCCGGGCCGGACGCCGCACGCGCCCTCGGTGCCGTCCCCGCCGAGGAGGCCGCCGAGCACCTGCGGACGGCGCTGGACGACCGGGCGCTGTCCGGCCCCACCCGGGCGGCCGCCGCCGTGGCCATCGGCGAGTCGGGGGCGTGGGACGCCGTGTGGCAACTGCTTCCGCTCCTCGACGAGGCGGACGCCGACCTGCGCGGCGGAGCGCTCGACGGCCTGGGCGCGCTCGTCGACGGCGGGCTGCGCCTGTGGGAGCGCCATCCGGTGGCCTGGGCCCTGACCGCGCACCTGGCGGACGGACACGACGTATGGCGCACACGCGACGCGCTCGACGGGCTCTCGCAGGCCCTGCCCGCCGTGCGCCGCCTCGCCGACCGGGCGTCCTCCGGGGAGGTCCGGGCCGCCGCACTGTCCCTGCTGGCCCCTGATGGGACGGTCGGCGACCTGCGGCGCTTCGTGCGAGGCCTGGACGACCCGTACGAAGAAGTCCGCCACCGGGCCGCCCTCGGCCTCGTGCGGTGGGCCGGGACCGACGCCGGGCCCCTGCCGGACGGCGCGGCGGTACGCGCCCGGCTGGCCGTCCTGGCCTCGGACGCGTCACCTCGGCTGCGGCGGGCCGCGGCCGACGCGCTGGACGCCCTCGGGCCCGCCGCGGGCGCCCCGTCCGATCCGCGCCGCTGA
- a CDS encoding APC family permease produces MARRVGNRVSAQAAAEAGEQGGAQETTTLKRALTTPLLYFFILGDVLGAGVYVLVGQVAADAGGAVWAPLVVALLLALLTAASYAELATKYPRAGGASHYATRAFGPFFGFVAGFCMLAAGIVSVAALARGFGGDYLSAFVTLPVGLVAVLFLALLALVNARGIKESTRANVVATVVEVSGLAVIVVLGAWLLLRGDGDVGRLTQLGTPEKGAAAAVLSGSVLAYYSFVGFETSVNVAEETRDPRRSYPRALFGALATAGAVYVLVGMAASAAVPTARLAGSSGPLLEVVEEAGGVPTRLFSAIALVAVANGALLTGIMSSRLAYGMAKDGLLPAALTKVLPGRRTPWAAIAATTLLAMLLALTGSVATLASTLVLLLLVVFLMVNTAVLVLRREPGEADHFRTPTALPVLGIASCVVLATQIEAQVWLRGLTVVAVGTVLAALICVRRTRRADEDVRDPG; encoded by the coding sequence ATGGCGAGACGAGTCGGGAACAGGGTGTCGGCGCAGGCAGCGGCGGAGGCGGGGGAACAGGGAGGGGCACAGGAGACAACGACGCTCAAGCGCGCGCTGACGACCCCGCTGCTGTACTTCTTCATTCTGGGCGATGTGCTCGGTGCCGGCGTATACGTCCTGGTCGGCCAGGTCGCGGCCGATGCCGGGGGAGCGGTGTGGGCACCGCTGGTCGTCGCGCTGCTGCTGGCGCTGCTGACCGCGGCCTCCTACGCCGAGCTGGCGACGAAGTACCCGCGGGCGGGCGGAGCCTCCCACTACGCGACGCGTGCCTTCGGACCCTTCTTCGGCTTCGTCGCGGGCTTCTGCATGCTGGCCGCGGGCATCGTCTCCGTGGCAGCGCTCGCCCGCGGCTTCGGCGGCGACTACCTGTCGGCCTTCGTGACCCTGCCCGTGGGGCTCGTGGCCGTGCTGTTCCTGGCCCTGCTCGCCCTGGTCAACGCGCGGGGCATCAAGGAGTCGACCCGCGCCAACGTCGTCGCCACCGTCGTCGAGGTGAGCGGGCTGGCCGTCATCGTCGTCCTCGGCGCGTGGCTGCTGCTGCGCGGCGACGGCGATGTCGGGCGGCTCACGCAGCTGGGTACGCCGGAGAAGGGGGCGGCGGCGGCCGTGCTGAGCGGCTCCGTACTGGCGTACTACTCCTTCGTCGGGTTCGAGACCTCGGTGAACGTCGCCGAGGAGACCCGCGACCCGCGGCGCTCCTACCCGCGCGCCCTGTTCGGCGCCCTCGCCACCGCCGGGGCCGTATACGTGCTGGTGGGCATGGCCGCGTCCGCGGCGGTACCGACCGCCCGGCTGGCCGGGTCGAGCGGGCCGCTGCTGGAGGTCGTCGAGGAGGCAGGCGGCGTGCCGACCCGCCTGTTCAGCGCCATCGCACTCGTTGCCGTGGCCAACGGCGCGCTGCTCACAGGCATCATGTCCTCCCGCCTGGCCTACGGCATGGCGAAGGACGGGCTGCTGCCCGCCGCGCTGACCAAGGTGCTGCCGGGCCGCCGTACGCCGTGGGCCGCGATCGCGGCCACCACACTGCTGGCGATGCTCCTCGCGCTCACCGGCAGCGTCGCCACCCTGGCGTCCACCCTGGTCCTGCTGCTGCTGGTCGTCTTCCTCATGGTCAATACGGCGGTGCTGGTACTGCGCCGAGAGCCGGGCGAAGCCGATCACTTTCGCACCCCGACCGCACTGCCGGTACTGGGCATCGCGTCCTGTGTCGTGCTTGCCACGCAGATCGAGGCCCAGGTGTGGCTGCGCGGACTGACGGTCGTGGCCGTCGGCACGGTGCTCGCCGCACTCATCTGCGTGCGGCGAACCAGGCGGGCGGACGAGGACGTGCGGGACCCCGGCTGA
- a CDS encoding histidine kinase has protein sequence MTSAEEKPPRALLAGASRRWVRLLPWGVAFVLCVALLPTTIQVLTADYGLNGAVASALAVAQSAPLLLAVVRPLQAWCVIFAADVAGALALLTVDFEERLLWPFPPMGIVGYIGLCLALGLRESRRTLVLVWLATAGANVGLGFVSPHGTSAESVLLTILGGVALLLAGALRERYEAQRRLAEQETISEAERGRRTLLEERARIARELHDVVAHHMSVITVQADTAEYRLDGLPPHVREEFTSIAATARESLVEMRRLLGVLRNEEAHGELAPQPGLTRIGQLVEATARAGMPVEFTPCDADVPEAVGLSAYRIVQEALANVVRHAPGAPTQVSVSESASQDGARLTVLVVNGPPPEPPAAPLEEGGTGHGLVGMRERVRLVGGTLDAGPLPDGGFRVAARIPLNGKDST, from the coding sequence ATGACGTCAGCGGAGGAGAAGCCGCCGCGCGCGCTGCTCGCGGGGGCTTCGCGCCGGTGGGTACGGCTGCTGCCGTGGGGCGTGGCGTTCGTGCTGTGCGTCGCCCTGCTGCCCACCACCATCCAGGTGCTGACCGCCGACTACGGCCTGAACGGCGCCGTCGCGAGCGCGCTGGCCGTCGCGCAGTCGGCACCGCTGCTGCTCGCCGTCGTCCGCCCGTTGCAGGCCTGGTGCGTGATCTTCGCCGCGGACGTGGCCGGGGCGCTCGCCCTGCTCACCGTCGACTTCGAGGAGCGGCTGCTGTGGCCGTTCCCGCCCATGGGGATCGTCGGGTACATCGGCCTCTGCCTCGCCCTCGGCCTGCGCGAGTCGCGCCGGACGCTGGTGCTGGTGTGGCTGGCGACGGCGGGCGCGAACGTCGGCCTGGGATTCGTCTCGCCCCACGGCACCAGCGCCGAGAGCGTACTGCTCACCATCCTCGGCGGCGTCGCGCTCCTGCTCGCCGGTGCGCTCCGGGAGCGGTACGAGGCGCAGCGCAGGCTGGCGGAGCAGGAGACGATCAGCGAGGCCGAGCGCGGCCGGCGGACGCTGCTGGAGGAACGCGCCCGCATCGCACGCGAGCTGCACGACGTGGTGGCGCACCACATGTCCGTCATCACGGTGCAGGCGGACACCGCGGAGTACCGCCTCGACGGGCTGCCGCCGCACGTGCGGGAGGAGTTCACGTCGATCGCGGCGACCGCGCGCGAGTCGCTCGTCGAGATGCGGCGGCTCCTCGGCGTACTGCGGAACGAGGAGGCGCACGGCGAGCTCGCGCCCCAGCCGGGCCTGACGCGGATCGGGCAGCTGGTGGAGGCGACGGCGAGGGCGGGGATGCCGGTGGAGTTCACCCCCTGCGACGCCGACGTGCCCGAGGCGGTGGGCCTCTCCGCGTACCGCATCGTCCAGGAGGCCCTCGCGAACGTCGTGCGGCACGCTCCGGGTGCTCCGACGCAGGTCTCGGTGTCGGAGTCCGCCTCGCAGGACGGCGCGCGGCTCACCGTCCTCGTCGTCAACGGGCCACCGCCCGAGCCGCCCGCCGCGCCGCTCGAGGAGGGCGGCACCGGGCACGGCCTCGTCGGCATGCGCGAGCGGGTGCGGCTCGTCGGCGGCACCCTCGACGCGGGGCCGCTGCCGGACGGCGGCTTCCGGGTGGCGGCCCGGATCCCCCTGAACGGAAAGGACTCCACGTGA
- a CDS encoding SUMF1/EgtB/PvdO family nonheme iron enzyme: MDTGAGSEMITVPRGQVTLSDRRTERSWSVELAPYRLAAFQVTEALYAQITGKRPGTSQGGRSPVEGVSWWDAVRFCNALSQRDGFTPAYRFPAGGEGITWDPSADGYRLPTEAEWEHACRAGTTGPRYGPLDEVAWYRGNSRERVHDVGGKRPNPWGLYDMLGNVWEWCWDVYDAEVYGTYRVLRGGGWFDEHWSCRASVRRRSHPTFRVDDVGFRIARSVRG; encoded by the coding sequence ATGGACACGGGCGCAGGAAGCGAAATGATCACCGTTCCGCGGGGGCAGGTGACGCTGTCGGACCGGCGGACAGAACGCAGTTGGTCGGTTGAGCTTGCGCCTTACCGACTGGCGGCGTTCCAGGTGACTGAGGCGCTGTACGCACAGATCACCGGGAAGCGGCCGGGAACCTCTCAGGGGGGCCGGTCACCCGTGGAGGGTGTTTCCTGGTGGGACGCGGTCCGGTTCTGCAACGCCCTGTCGCAGCGTGACGGGTTCACACCCGCCTATCGCTTTCCTGCCGGGGGTGAAGGCATCACGTGGGACCCGTCCGCCGACGGGTACCGGCTGCCGACCGAGGCCGAGTGGGAACACGCCTGCCGGGCCGGGACGACCGGACCGCGTTACGGGCCTCTCGACGAGGTCGCCTGGTATCGCGGCAACTCGCGGGAGCGAGTGCATGACGTGGGCGGCAAGCGGCCGAATCCGTGGGGTCTGTACGACATGCTCGGCAACGTCTGGGAGTGGTGCTGGGACGTCTACGACGCCGAGGTCTACGGCACCTACCGGGTGCTGCGCGGCGGTGGCTGGTTCGACGAGCACTGGAGCTGCCGGGCCTCCGTGCGCCGCCGTAGCCACCCGACCTTCCGAGTCGACGACGTGGGCTTTCGCATCGCACGGTCTGTCAGGGGCTGA
- a CDS encoding PP2C family protein-serine/threonine phosphatase — MGADLGLPVTEATEQLEPGDRLLLYTDGIVEARDVHGEEFGRDRFADFIRRHHSGRHTLHETLRRLMAAVVEHHDGRLDDDATVLLVEWRGGHQQELTP, encoded by the coding sequence ATGGGCGCCGACCTGGGCCTGCCGGTCACCGAGGCCACCGAGCAACTTGAGCCCGGAGACCGCCTGCTGCTCTACACCGACGGCATCGTCGAGGCCCGCGACGTCCACGGAGAGGAGTTCGGCAGGGACCGCTTCGCCGACTTCATCCGCCGTCACCACTCCGGCCGGCACACCCTGCACGAGACCCTGCGCCGGCTGATGGCCGCCGTGGTGGAACACCACGACGGCAGGCTCGACGACGACGCCACCGTCCTGCTCGTCGAATGGCGCGGCGGTCACCAGCAGGAGCTGACCCCGTGA
- a CDS encoding dihydrofolate reductase family protein — translation MRKIIVCTFLSLDGVMQAPGGPDEDGESGFEHGGWQKPVSDDEVGAAVAGWYGPSDAMLLGRKTYDIFAAYWPTADPGNPFTERMNSMRKYVASRTLTSLEWENSTLLEGDVADAVRELKASDGGDINVVGSGDLAQTLMRHHLVDEYRLTIHPVIIGTGKRLFADGAVPTALEPVSVSTTKSGTVVGVYRPTGKPGYDSY, via the coding sequence ATGCGTAAGATCATCGTTTGCACGTTCCTGTCGCTGGACGGCGTCATGCAGGCACCGGGCGGTCCGGACGAGGACGGCGAGAGTGGCTTCGAGCACGGCGGCTGGCAGAAGCCGGTGTCCGACGACGAGGTCGGCGCGGCCGTCGCCGGCTGGTACGGGCCCTCCGACGCGATGCTGCTCGGCCGCAAGACGTACGACATCTTCGCGGCGTACTGGCCGACCGCCGATCCCGGCAACCCGTTCACCGAGCGGATGAACAGCATGCGCAAGTACGTGGCGTCCCGGACCCTGACGTCCCTGGAGTGGGAGAACTCCACGCTGCTGGAGGGCGACGTCGCCGACGCCGTGCGCGAGCTGAAGGCGTCCGACGGCGGTGACATCAACGTCGTCGGCAGCGGCGACCTCGCCCAGACGCTCATGCGGCACCACCTGGTCGACGAGTACCGGCTGACCATCCATCCGGTGATCATCGGCACCGGCAAGCGGCTGTTCGCCGACGGAGCGGTCCCCACCGCTCTGGAGCCGGTCAGTGTCTCGACGACGAAGAGCGGCACCGTCGTCGGCGTCTACCGGCCGACCGGCAAGCCCGGCTACGACAGCTACTGA
- a CDS encoding GNAT family N-acetyltransferase, whose protein sequence is MALDTAHGSGPVAIQRGLPAGAEQRAAELYWDAFGRKLGPALNPPGKAVPFIAAHLNADRAVCALLDGQLVGLAGYQLGGRALTGGSASAVLRAYGHLAGLHRLLLLALFERQPAPGQLVMDGIAVAPDVRGRGVGSLLIEEVAAVATEQDCREIRLDVIDTNPRARALYERRGFTAVRTEHTPYLRRLLGFGAVTTMHRPLGADGPRGL, encoded by the coding sequence ATGGCACTGGACACGGCGCACGGGAGCGGACCGGTGGCAATCCAGCGGGGCCTTCCGGCCGGAGCCGAGCAGCGGGCGGCCGAGCTGTACTGGGACGCCTTCGGCCGCAAACTCGGCCCCGCGCTGAACCCGCCGGGCAAGGCGGTGCCCTTTATCGCCGCCCACCTGAACGCCGACCGCGCCGTCTGCGCGCTCCTTGACGGGCAGCTCGTCGGCCTCGCCGGCTACCAACTCGGCGGGCGGGCCCTCACCGGTGGATCGGCCTCCGCCGTGCTGCGCGCGTACGGGCACCTCGCAGGACTGCACCGGCTCCTGCTCCTCGCCCTGTTCGAACGTCAGCCGGCCCCCGGGCAGCTCGTCATGGACGGCATCGCCGTGGCCCCGGACGTGCGCGGCCGCGGCGTCGGAAGCCTGCTCATCGAGGAAGTGGCCGCCGTAGCGACGGAGCAGGACTGCCGGGAGATCAGACTGGACGTGATCGACACCAATCCGCGCGCCAGAGCCCTGTACGAGCGGCGCGGCTTCACGGCCGTACGGACCGAACACACCCCCTACCTCCGCAGGTTGCTGGGATTCGGCGCCGTGACCACCATGCACCGCCCCCTCGGGGCGGACGGGCCGAGAGGACTGTGA
- a CDS encoding STAS domain-containing protein → MPAHHGAPHRPLPAGQTAATEDISVVTLHGDIDHHTIPHVRDHLLFPRGAAAARTVIDLSAVTFIDSSAINAFITAHHAAQRSGGWLRLAGPLESVLHLIRIVGLDGIIPCYPTLHRALAA, encoded by the coding sequence ATGCCGGCCCACCACGGGGCGCCACACCGTCCGCTGCCCGCTGGGCAGACCGCGGCCACCGAAGACATCAGCGTGGTCACCCTGCACGGAGACATCGACCACCACACCATCCCTCACGTCCGTGACCACCTGCTCTTCCCCCGCGGTGCGGCCGCGGCCCGCACGGTGATCGACCTCAGCGCCGTCACCTTCATCGACTCCAGCGCCATCAACGCCTTCATCACCGCTCACCACGCCGCCCAGCGCTCAGGGGGCTGGCTGCGCCTGGCCGGCCCCCTCGAATCCGTCCTGCACCTCATCCGGATCGTCGGCCTGGACGGCATCATCCCTTGCTACCCCACCCTCCACCGCGCTCTGGCCGCCTGA
- a CDS encoding PaaX family transcriptional regulator C-terminal domain-containing protein, with protein MTDHVEIPTRMLVHALIREDGTVSADELYTVAAALGMSDQQVRLCVKRLVAENRFTHEGRGRKAVLHATEDTTQALAPNADFLRHAFRQDAGLAPWDGVWHLAAFAVPESARTVRDALRETLVHLGGAPLQGGLYVCANAWEPHVEAAAHRLGAHDALTLLSTTDLRRGDTREPAELARRLWPLPEIADRYHRLSRIAQPRLERLTGPAGPSPSELLTIVVELAAELTRAMEPDPLLPPQLLPQPWPGTQARKLIARCWAALPERGHGETRPTLFRLYADITREAADRATR; from the coding sequence GTGACCGACCACGTCGAAATTCCCACCCGCATGCTCGTCCACGCACTGATCCGGGAGGACGGCACAGTCAGCGCGGACGAGCTCTACACCGTCGCTGCGGCCCTCGGCATGAGCGACCAGCAGGTACGGCTGTGCGTCAAACGCCTCGTGGCCGAGAACCGTTTCACCCACGAGGGCCGTGGCCGCAAAGCGGTGCTGCACGCCACGGAAGACACCACACAGGCCCTGGCCCCCAACGCGGACTTCCTGCGGCACGCATTTCGCCAGGACGCCGGACTCGCCCCCTGGGACGGCGTCTGGCACCTAGCCGCCTTCGCCGTGCCCGAATCGGCGCGCACGGTCCGGGACGCCCTGCGCGAGACGCTCGTCCACCTCGGCGGCGCCCCTCTCCAGGGCGGACTGTACGTCTGCGCCAACGCCTGGGAACCCCATGTCGAAGCCGCGGCGCACCGCCTCGGCGCCCACGACGCGCTCACCCTCCTCAGCACGACGGACCTGCGCAGGGGCGACACCCGGGAGCCCGCCGAACTCGCCCGCCGCCTGTGGCCCCTGCCGGAGATCGCCGACCGCTACCACCGCCTCAGCCGCATCGCCCAGCCCCGCCTCGAACGGCTCACCGGCCCTGCCGGACCCTCCCCGTCCGAACTGCTCACCATCGTTGTCGAGCTGGCGGCCGAACTCACCCGTGCCATGGAGCCCGACCCGCTGCTGCCGCCTCAACTCCTGCCCCAACCCTGGCCCGGCACCCAGGCCCGGAAGCTCATCGCCCGGTGCTGGGCGGCCCTGCCGGAACGCGGCCACGGCGAAACCCGCCCGACCCTCTTCCGCCTCTACGCCGACATCACCCGAGAAGCAGCAGACCGAGCCACGCGCTAG
- a CDS encoding glyoxalase superfamily protein codes for MDGEVVPVLRAEDAAAVAWWERPGSAKQWEHRFEPGLPAFVEVARGGVRLFLSQHRGDARPDTLLHLRVRDVEAIASEFGVQVKDAVRAREIEPRDPDGNRLRIGTPAK; via the coding sequence ATGGACGGGGAAGTCGTTCCCGTTCTTCGCGCCGAGGACGCTGCGGCGGTCGCCTGGTGGGAGCGGCCGGGCTCCGCCAAGCAGTGGGAACACCGCTTCGAACCGGGACTTCCCGCGTTCGTCGAGGTCGCCCGGGGCGGGGTGCGGTTGTTCTTGTCGCAGCACCGGGGAGACGCCCGCCCGGACACGTTGCTCCACCTCCGCGTTCGGGACGTCGAGGCCATCGCCTCGGAGTTCGGTGTGCAGGTGAAGGACGCTGTGCGGGCGCGTGAGATCGAGCCGCGCGACCCTGACGGCAACCGGCTTCGGATCGGCACGCCGGCAAAATGA
- a CDS encoding response regulator transcription factor: protein MTTRVIIVDDQAMVRAGFAALLAAQSDIDVVGEAPDGAQGVELSRRTRPDVVLMDVRMPEMDGLEAARRILAPPPGGGDTASGDHRPRVLMLTTFDVDDYVYEALRAGASGFLLKDAPPADLIAAVRVVASGDALLAPSVTRRLIADFARQRPATRGRPALRLKALTERETEVLTLVARGRSNAEIASALVLAEQTVKTHVSRVLTKLDLRDRAQAVVFAYESGLVTPGE from the coding sequence GTGACGACGCGCGTCATCATCGTCGACGACCAGGCCATGGTGCGGGCCGGCTTCGCCGCGCTGCTGGCCGCCCAGAGCGACATCGACGTGGTGGGCGAGGCCCCCGACGGCGCGCAGGGCGTCGAGCTGAGCCGGCGCACCCGTCCCGACGTCGTGCTGATGGACGTCCGCATGCCCGAGATGGACGGCCTCGAGGCCGCGCGCCGCATCCTCGCGCCACCGCCGGGGGGCGGGGACACAGCCTCGGGAGACCACCGGCCGCGCGTGCTGATGCTCACCACGTTCGACGTCGACGACTACGTCTACGAGGCGCTGCGGGCGGGCGCGAGCGGCTTCCTGCTGAAGGACGCGCCGCCGGCCGACCTCATCGCGGCGGTACGCGTCGTGGCCTCGGGCGACGCGCTGCTCGCCCCCTCCGTGACGCGCCGCCTCATCGCGGACTTCGCCCGGCAGCGTCCCGCCACCCGGGGCAGGCCCGCGCTGCGGCTCAAGGCCCTGACGGAACGCGAGACCGAGGTCCTCACCCTGGTGGCCCGCGGCCGGTCCAACGCGGAGATCGCGTCGGCGCTGGTACTGGCCGAGCAGACCGTGAAGACGCACGTGAGCCGCGTCCTCACCAAGCTCGACCTGCGCGACCGCGCCCAGGCGGTGGTCTTCGCATACGAATCGGGGCTGGTGACCCCGGGCGAGTAG
- a CDS encoding alpha/beta hydrolase yields the protein MCPKTQPRRRGFRIAAWSLVVLLVVTAGLVGVVLWQHSYDMYEQRVSIRHGGHTLNGVLATPEDGRKRHGLVVYVHGDGPVDATHDDGYKPMWEANAKAGYASLSWDKPGVAGAPGNWLDQSMDDRADEAAAAIAWARARPDIDGDRIGLWGASQAGWVLPRIAAKTPVRFVIAVSPAINWLRQGRYNLLAELRADGASAARTKAAIARSDTTRRLLERRATFAEYVKATGGDTGGMTADRWGFVSRNYTADATRDLRALRGIPVLLTLAGHDINVDTADTERVYRQVLDPGGALTVRRYPQATHSLLKQSIEQSRAKTALTALFCPRSLFANGFLDDQRRFLTAPGRGSDHAP from the coding sequence ATGTGTCCCAAGACCCAGCCCCGACGGCGCGGGTTCCGCATCGCGGCGTGGTCGCTCGTCGTGCTCCTGGTCGTGACCGCCGGTCTCGTCGGTGTGGTGCTGTGGCAACACTCTTACGACATGTACGAGCAGCGGGTCTCGATCCGTCACGGCGGCCACACCCTCAACGGCGTACTGGCCACCCCCGAGGACGGACGCAAGCGCCACGGCCTGGTCGTGTACGTCCACGGTGACGGCCCCGTCGACGCCACCCACGACGACGGCTACAAGCCCATGTGGGAAGCGAACGCCAAGGCCGGGTACGCCTCCTTGTCCTGGGACAAGCCCGGCGTCGCGGGCGCACCCGGAAACTGGCTCGACCAGTCCATGGACGACCGGGCCGACGAGGCGGCCGCCGCCATCGCCTGGGCGCGCGCCCGCCCGGACATCGACGGCGACCGGATCGGGCTGTGGGGCGCCAGCCAGGCGGGCTGGGTCCTGCCGAGGATCGCAGCCAAGACGCCGGTGAGGTTCGTCATCGCCGTCTCGCCCGCGATCAACTGGCTCCGGCAGGGCCGCTACAACCTCCTCGCCGAGCTGCGCGCTGACGGCGCATCGGCAGCCCGCACCAAAGCCGCGATCGCCCGAAGCGACACCACCCGCCGGCTGCTGGAACGCCGTGCGACCTTCGCGGAGTACGTCAAGGCCACGGGCGGTGACACGGGCGGCATGACTGCCGACCGCTGGGGCTTCGTCTCCAGGAACTACACCGCGGACGCCACGCGGGACCTGCGCGCCCTGCGCGGCATACCGGTGCTGCTGACCCTCGCGGGCCACGACATCAACGTGGACACCGCCGACACGGAGCGCGTCTACCGCCAGGTGCTGGACCCGGGCGGCGCGTTGACAGTCAGACGCTACCCCCAGGCGACCCATTCACTGCTCAAGCAGTCCATCGAGCAGTCGCGTGCCAAGACCGCGCTCACCGCCCTCTTCTGCCCCCGCTCGCTCTTCGCGAACGGATTCCTGGACGACCAGCGACGGTTCCTGACGGCACCCGGCCGAGGCAGCGACCACGCGCCATGA